The genomic segment GCCGCGCGGTGCTGCCCGACAGCCCGGCCAGCGCCGTGGGCGATGAGCCCGCGCTGATCGCGCGCCATTTCGCCAACGGGCCTGCCGTCCCCGTCTTTGTCGCCCGGCGCCGCATCAGCGCCGCCCGCGCCCTGCTGGCCGCCCACCCCGATACCGACGTGCTCCTGTGCGACGACGGCCTGCAGCACCTGGCCCTGCGCCGGGATCTGGAAATTTGCGTGTTCAACGACCAGGGCCTTGGCAACGGCTTTTTGCAGCCCGCCGGCCCGCTGCGCGAACCCTGGCCACGCAGCGTGGACTTCGTGCTGCATGCCGGCGCCGCCCCCGGCGGATCGCCGGCCCCGGCCTTTGGCGTGCAGCGCAGCCTGGCCCCCTGCGCATTGCGCTCGGACGGAGCCGCAGTGCCGCTGGCCCGGCTGCAAGGCCAGCCCCTGCATGCGCTGGCGGCCGTGGCCCGGCCGGGCGAATTCTTTGCCATGCTGCAAGCCCGGGGACTGACGCTGGCGCATACCGAGGCCCTGCCGGACCACTATGACTTGCAGCGCTGGGAACGCATGACGGACCCGCGCCTGACGCTGATCTGCACCGAAAAAGATGCGGTCAAACTGTGGCCCTTGCACCCGGACGCGCTGGCCGTGCCGCTGGTGCTGCACATCGACCCCGGCTTTTTTGCCGCCCTCGATGCCTGGCTGCCGGCCCGGCGCGCCATGCCGGAAATCGCGCCGGGGAGCGACGCCGCCGCTATCATCGCCGGGACTGAACCCACCCTCCCGGAGAACCACCGCCCCATGGACCCCAAACTGCTGCAATTGCTGGTCTGCCCTGTCACCAAAGGCCCGCTGCGCTATGACCGTGCAGCGCAGGAACTGATCTCCCGCAGCGCCAGGCTGGCCTACCCGGTGCGCGATGGCATCCCGGTGCTGCTGGAAAACGAGGCCCGCCCGCTGACCGACGAGGAACTGGAGCAGTGAGCGCCGCGCCCGACGCGCAGGACTCGACAGCGAACGACCGCTTCACGGTGCTGATCCCGGCGCGCATGGCATCGACCCGCCTGCCGGGCAAACCCCTGGCCGACCTTGCCGGCCTGCCGATGGTGGTGCGGGTGGCCAAGCGTGCCGTGCACAGCGCAGCCGACCGCGTGCTGGTGGCCACCGATGACGCCCGCATCCTGCAAGCCTGCGCCGCCCATGGCGTGGAGGCGATCCTGACCCGCGCCGACCATGCCAGCGGCAGCGACCGGCTGGCCGAGGCCTGCGCCCAGCTCGGGCTGGCGGACCAGCATATCGTCGTCAATGTGCAGGGCGACGAACCGCTGATCGCCCCCGAACTCATCGATGCCGTGGCGGCGCTGCTGCCCGCCCGGCCCGAAGCCGGCATGGGCACGGCCGCACATGCGATCGCAACGCTGGCCGACTACCACAACCCCCAGGTGGTCAAAGTGGTGCTCGACGCGCGCGGCCTGGCGCAGTACTTCAGCCGCGCGCCGATTCCCTTCGCGCGCAACCCGGCAGAGCATGGCTGGTGCTCCGCCGGCGCAGCGCCGGGCATGGGCACATTGGCCGGCCATGCCCCGCTGCGCCATATCGGCATCTACAGCTATCGCGCCGGCTTTCTGCGGCAATTGACGCAACTCGCGCCCGCGCCGACCGAGACCATCGAGGCGCTGGAACAATTGCGGGCGCTCTGGCATGGCCACCGCATCGCCGTGCACCTGACCGCAGCCGCCGCCGGCCCGGGCGTGGACACGCCCGAAGACCTGGAACGGGTGCGCCGCCTTTTGCTCTGAGTCTGGTGTCGCGTCATCGGTCAGATGTCGCAGGCTGCGCGCAGCCATCGGAGCGCAGCGCAAAGCGCATCGCGCAGCCAATACCGAGCACCGAGCGTATCGGCAAGCGCTGCAACGCCGCGCTGCGCTCCGATGGCCAGCGCAGACCGACGGATGACCGATGACCGATGACGCGACACCCGCCCCGTCCGGCCACGGATCCCAGCGCAGCCCACATGCTATCCTCGACCGCAGCACCGCATCCCGGGCGCAGGGCGCATCCAGCGGCTTGGTACGCCACAACCTTTGAGGATTTCCATGAGACTGATTCTGTTGGGCGCCCCCGGCGCCGGAAAGGGCACGCAAGCGGGCTTCATCTGCCAACGATACGGCATCCCGCAAATCTCCACCGGCGACATGCTGCGCGCCGCCGTCAAGGCCGGCACGCCACTGGGCCTGCAGGCCAAGGCAGTGATGGACTCGGGGTCCTTGGTCAGTGACGACATCATCATCCATCTGGTCAAAGAGCGCATCGCGCAGCCGGACTGCGCCCAAGGCTTTTTGTTCGACGGTTTTCCCCGCACCATTGCGCAGGCCGATGCGCTGAAGGCCGCAGGCGTCAGGCTCGATTACGTGCTCGAAATCGACGTGCCCTTCGAGGCCATCATCGAGCGCATGAGCGGCCGCCGCTCGCACCCGGCCAGCGGTCGCACCTACCATGTCCGGTTCAACCCGCCCAAGATCGACGGCAAGGACGACCTGACCGGCGAAGCACTGCTACAGCGCGAAGACGACAAGGAAGAAACCGTCAGAAAGCGCCTGCAGGTCTACAGCGCGCAGACCCGCCCCCTGGTGGACTACTACAGCCACTGGGCCCGGGTCGAACCCGCCGCCGCCCCCCGGTACCGCTGCATCAGCGGCACAGGCCGCGTCGATGAGATCACCGCGCGCGCGCTGCAGGCGCTGGCCTGCTGATTCCATTGCCAAATCGTTCGCGAAGGCGAAGCGCAGACAGTACAGATGACAGATGCGCGGCAAGCGACGCCGGCAAAGTGCGCGGACGATTCAGGAATGGAACGGGGCGCCGACTCACAGCAGATCGAGCATCAGCCCGATGCGCGCCTTCACCGGCGACAGCCCACCCGGGGCAACGGGCAGCCGATCGCCTGGTTTGACCAGCACCTGCCCCTCGGGGCAGCGCGTGCAGCGCAGCACCCGCACCCCCGCATCCTGAGCGCGCAGCAGCGCCGCTTCCAGCGCATGGTGAATGTTCCCGTTGCCGCTACAGGCCACCACCAGACCCTGCACCCCGGCGCGCACCAGCGCGTCCACCACCATCCCGCAGGCTCCGGCATGGCTGGTGAGCACCTCGACCTTCGGCCAACTTTTCGCACTCGCTATCTTTTCAAGAGCGTTCGATGGTTTGTTTTCAAGCGCCAGCGGCCAACCCTGTGCCAGGCGCACCCGCCCCTCCTCGACCCAGCCCAAGGGGCCTGCATCGCCCGAACCGAAGGCATCGACCCGGTACGGGTGCATTTTTTGCACCCGCTGCGCGCCATGCACCCGGCCCGCAGCCACTGCCAGCACCCCCGTCGCGCCGGCGGCCTGCACCACGGCAACGGCGTCGAGCAGGTTCTGCGGTCCATCGGGCGTCAGCGCAGTGGCCGGGCGCATCGCACTGGTCAGCACCACCGGCTTGCGGGCATCGAGCACCGCGTGCAGAAACCAGGCCGTCTCCTCCAGGGTATCGGTGCCATGGGTGATGACCAGACCCCGCACCTGCGGGTCCTGCAAATGGTGCGCACAGCGCAGCGCCAGTGCGCGCCAGATATCGCAGTCCATGTCCTTGCTGTTGATCTGGGCCACCTGCTCCGCGAGCAACGCGCCGCCGGCAAGCGCTTGCAGACCGGGCGCCGCCGCCAGCAACTGCTCCACCCCGACCTGGGCTGCGGTGTAACCGATATTGTCCCCCGCCTGTGCCGAGGTGCCGGCAATCGTGCCCCCGGTGCCCAAAACCACAATTTTTTGCCTGCTCACGGTCTTTTCCAATTCAGGTATGAGAGTCTGAAACGGCCCCGGATCGGCAAGGCCAAGCGAGGCGATCGGCGGTAGAGCGGGCCAGTATATCGGGGCGCGGGAAAGGGCGATGGGCGCTTTCATCCGACTCGGCGACCTGCAGACATATCTATCTGCTGCGCCCGGGTTTGCGTGGGCCGGGGACATCGGCGGAGAACAGGCAAGGCCGGCGGAAGTTCAGGAACCGGCGCAGCAACGCCGATCATGTTCAAGTCTGCCCGTGGTGCCGCAATGGTGCTGCGTAGACCACCTGTTGTATCGGCCCATGAAACGTCTGCGTGACCCGGCGTCCTTTTCCCCTCGTGATGTTTGTGCGGCCCAGCACGATAGGGTCTTGCTCGATACGCAGCTTGTCGCCGACGACATTGGTGTGGATGCGGCTGAGCCATTCCGGGTCCTCGCTGGCCACCAGCATGCGTGCAGCGCTGCCACGGCAGAGCACCAGGTCGGTCGATCCATCGATCACGATCTTTCGCACGACCCGCAAGAGGCGTTCCTCCTGCGCCCATCCCTCAGTACGACGCCAGAATCCGGCCGCTCGATCACCGCCTGCTGTATTGAGTTGCTCGAAGATGCTCATCGTCCCTCATCCCCTCAGTTGCAATGGCAGCAGGCGCAAGCGCGTGCGGTTCGGATCGACCGTGAGCAACGCACCTTCTTCAAGTTCGGAAGCCATTTGTCGCAGGGCAATGACGATTTGCTTGCCGATCGCGTCCGGGCTGACATCCTCCGCGCGAATCTGCACCACGCTCGGCTTTTCACCGTGGGTGGCAGCGAGGATCGCGCCGAAATCCAGATCGTGCGTGAGCCCCACACAGTTGCTCGCACTGGCATAGGCCATGATTTCTGAGTCCTGGGCGTTGAAAGCTCCGACCGCAGACCAGTGTGCCGCCTCGATTCCTGCATCGGCCAGCACATC from the Verminephrobacter eiseniae EF01-2 genome contains:
- the adk gene encoding adenylate kinase; this translates as MRLILLGAPGAGKGTQAGFICQRYGIPQISTGDMLRAAVKAGTPLGLQAKAVMDSGSLVSDDIIIHLVKERIAQPDCAQGFLFDGFPRTIAQADALKAAGVRLDYVLEIDVPFEAIIERMSGRRSHPASGRTYHVRFNPPKIDGKDDLTGEALLQREDDKEETVRKRLQVYSAQTRPLVDYYSHWARVEPAAAPRYRCISGTGRVDEITARALQALAC
- a CDS encoding DUF5615 family PIN-like protein, with the translated sequence MKLLVDMNLSPRWVDVLADAGIEAAHWSAVGAFNAQDSEIMAYASASNCVGLTHDLDFGAILAATHGEKPSVVQIRAEDVSPDAIGKQIVIALRQMASELEEGALLTVDPNRTRLRLLPLQLRG
- a CDS encoding asparaginase, yielding MSRQKIVVLGTGGTIAGTSAQAGDNIGYTAAQVGVEQLLAAAPGLQALAGGALLAEQVAQINSKDMDCDIWRALALRCAHHLQDPQVRGLVITHGTDTLEETAWFLHAVLDARKPVVLTSAMRPATALTPDGPQNLLDAVAVVQAAGATGVLAVAAGRVHGAQRVQKMHPYRVDAFGSGDAGPLGWVEEGRVRLAQGWPLALENKPSNALEKIASAKSWPKVEVLTSHAGACGMVVDALVRAGVQGLVVACSGNGNIHHALEAALLRAQDAGVRVLRCTRCPEGQVLVKPGDRLPVAPGGLSPVKARIGLMLDLL
- the kdsB gene encoding 3-deoxy-manno-octulosonate cytidylyltransferase, which translates into the protein MSAAPDAQDSTANDRFTVLIPARMASTRLPGKPLADLAGLPMVVRVAKRAVHSAADRVLVATDDARILQACAAHGVEAILTRADHASGSDRLAEACAQLGLADQHIVVNVQGDEPLIAPELIDAVAALLPARPEAGMGTAAHAIATLADYHNPQVVKVVLDARGLAQYFSRAPIPFARNPAEHGWCSAGAAPGMGTLAGHAPLRHIGIYSYRAGFLRQLTQLAPAPTETIEALEQLRALWHGHRIAVHLTAAAAGPGVDTPEDLERVRRLLL
- a CDS encoding Trm112 family protein; protein product: MDPKLLQLLVCPVTKGPLRYDRAAQELISRSARLAYPVRDGIPVLLENEARPLTDEELEQ